In Candidatus Moanabacter tarae, the genomic stretch GTCGAAATGGAGGTTCGGGAATTGCTTTCGAAATACGAGTTTGACGGAGACAATATTAAGATAGTTCAAGGGTCTTCGTTGGCCGCTATGGAAGGAAAGCCGGACGGAGTTCAATCGGTGGAGGAGCTGTTGGACGTAATCGACAAAGAGATTCCAGAGCCGGAGCGGGATGTGGATAAAGCCTTTCTGATGTCGGTTGAGGACGTATTCTCCATTACCGGGCGTGGAACCGTGGCAACAGGTCGTGTGGAACGAGGTATTGTGAAGGTCGGAGAGACGATTGAGATTGTGGGGTTGGCTGAGACTCAGAACACAACTTGTACGGGAGTCGAAATGTTTCGAAAGATCCTTGATGAGGGGCGTGCAGGAGACAATATCGGAGTCCTGATGCGTGGCGTTGAGAAGGATCAGGTAGAGCGGGGACATGTTTTGGCCCATCCTGGGACTATTACTCCACACGTTAAAGCGAAGGCTGAAGTGTACGTGTTGAACAAAGATGAAGGTGGACGCCACACACCATTTTTCGACGGCTATCGACCTCAGTTCTATTTTAGAACTACAGATGTTACTGGAGTCTGTGAACTCCCAGAAGGCGTAGAGATGGTAATGCCAGGTGATAATCTCGGCGTTACGATCTCGCTAGGAAAGCCGATCGCGATGGAACCAGGGCAACGCTTCGCCATTCGTGAGGGTGGCCGCACAATTGG encodes the following:
- the tuf1 gene encoding Elongation factor Tu, which translates into the protein MAKETFQRTKPHVNVGTIGHVDHGKTTLTSALLKVQSEKGLAELRSYAEIAKGGTVRDDSKIVTIAVAHVEYETDNRHYAHVDCPGHADFVKNMITGAAQMDGAILVVSAADGPMPQTREHILLARQVGVPSMVVFLNKTDLVDDEELLELVEMEVRELLSKYEFDGDNIKIVQGSSLAAMEGKPDGVQSVEELLDVIDKEIPEPERDVDKAFLMSVEDVFSITGRGTVATGRVERGIVKVGETIEIVGLAETQNTTCTGVEMFRKILDEGRAGDNIGVLMRGVEKDQVERGHVLAHPGTITPHVKAKAEVYVLNKDEGGRHTPFFDGYRPQFYFRTTDVTGVCELPEGVEMVMPGDNLGVTISLGKPIAMEPGQRFAIREGGRTIGAGRVTDIIE